The bacterium genomic sequence TCCACGACCTTGCGGTCGTCCACGTAGCCGGCGCGCAGCAGCAGGCCGAGCGCGACGAGACGCATCTGCCAGACGACGTGCCGCTCGCGCAGCGGATCCTGCTTCGCGTACTGCTTGAACTCGAAGAGCGGCATTTCCTTCTTGTGCGCGAGCAGCGACTTCAGCGGCTTGGCGGCCTTCCGGACTTCCTTGGAGTTTTCCTTGTTCCAAGTCAGCTCGAACAGCTGCCAGAGGATCTTCTCCGTGCTGCGGTCGGCCTTGTCCGGCTCGGCGACGATCTTGCCGCCCCACGTCCCGTCCATCCGCTGGAAGCGCAGCTCCGCCTTGGCGGCGGGCCACTTCATCGCTTCGTCGTGGAGGGCGGCGATCTTCGGCTCCGTCGGCGGCAGCGAGTGCAGCTCCGTCAGCAGGCGGAACTTCACCGGGGCGCTCGCGTTGAGCACCAGCCATTCGCTCGGATCGGCGCGGAGGGGCGATTTCCAGTCGGCCATTCCTTCTCCCTGCTTCGAGATCAACAGCGGGCGAGCGGGCGTCCGCCGTCGATGACCGCCGCGAAGCGGCGGAAAACGTTCCACGAATCGTGCGGCCCCGGGGCGCCCTCGGGGTGGTACTGCACGGTGAGGAGCGGCAGCTCCTCGTGGGCGAGCCCCTCGACCGTGTCGTCGTTGAGGCTGCGGTGGGTGACGACGAGTCCCGTGGGCAGGCTCGCCTCGTCCACCGCGTAGCCGTGGTTCTGCGAGGTCACGGCGACCGCGCCGGTCCGTTCGTCGCGCACCGGATGGTTCGTCCCCCGATGCCCGAACTTGAGCTTGTAGGTCCGCGCGCCGAGCGCGAGCGCGGCGAGCTGGTGCCCGAGGCAGATCCCGACGACCGGCGCCCGGCCGATCAGCGCGGCGACCGTCTCGACGATGTCGCCGTAGTGCGCCGGGTCCCCCGGGCCGTTCGAAAGGAAGACCCCCGCCGGACGCATCGCGAGCACGTCGGCCGCGCTCGTCCGCGCCGGGACGACGGTCGGGTCGAACCCCTCGTCCACGAGGAGCCGCAGGATATTCCGCTTGACGCCGAAGTCGAAGGCGACGATCGGCCGCCGCTTAGCCGCGCGCGGCGCGGCGCCGCCGAGCAGCCCGCTCCGCCCCTGCTTGAAGGCGTAGGCCCGCTCGCAGGTGACTTCGCCGACCAGGTCGGCCTGCTCGATCGGCGGCGCGGCCTTGGCGAGCGCGACGGCCTCCTCGGCCGAACGCCCGGCCGCGGTGAGGCAGCCGCGCATCACGCCGCGCTCGCGCAGACGGCGCACCAGCGCGCGCGTGTCGATCCCCGAGAGGCCGGACACGCCGCTCGTCCGCATGTAGGTCGGCAGATCGGCGCGGGCGCGCCACGACGACGGACCTTCCGGCGCGTCGCGGACGATCAGCCCCGCGGCCTGCGGCCGCTCCGATTCCGGATCCTCGTCGTTGACGCCGGTGTTCCCGACGTGGCTCACGGTGAGGACGACGATCTGTCCCCGGTACGAGGGATCGGTCAGAATCTCCTGGTACCCGGTCATCCCCGTGTTGAAGACGACCTCGCCGACGACTTCGCCCGCGGCGCCGAGCGCATGCCCCCTGAAGACCGTTCCATCTTCGAGGGCCAGAATGGCTTCCATCGGGTGAAGGCTCCTCTGCGGCGCGCGCTTCGCGCCCGCCGCCCGGCGCGAAAAAGGGCGAATGATTGTATCGGACCGGGGCGAACGGGGGCAACAACTTGCGCCCGTGGGTTGACACCCCCCGGCGCGGCTGCTACATTTCGCGGCCTGCCGAAGTCGCCCCGCGAAACGGCGCGGCGGAAGCAAGTTTAGGCGCGTAGCTCAGTGGGAGAGCGCTACCTTGACACGGTAGAGGTCGGCGGTTCGAAACCGCCCGCGCCTACCACCCCCTGTTCCGGCAGCACCGCTCCGCCGTAGGCGGGAGCGTCGCCGGGCAGGGTTTGTCGTGTTTTCGGAGGCGTTGTGCCGGATCAAATCCACGTCACGCTTCCCGACGGCCGGGTCGTCGAAGCCGCCGCCGGCGCCGCCGCGAAGGACGTCGCCCGGAGCGCCGCGCTTCCCCGCCTCGCCGACGCCCTGGCCGTGCGGATCGACGGCAAGCCGGCCGATCTGGACCGCGCCCTCTCGTCCGACTGCCATCTCGCGCTGATCCTCCCCGAGGATCCGGACGCGCTGCACATCTACCGCCACACGACGAGCCACCTGATGGCCCAGGCGATCAAGGAGCTCTTCCCCGAGACGAAGATCGCCCAGGGGCCGGCCACCGAGGAAGGCTTCTACTACGACTTCGGCCGCGCGACGCCGTTCACGGACGACGACCTGCCGAAGATCGAAGAGCGGATGCGGGAGATCGTCGCCCGCGCCCTGCCGATCGTCCGCCGCGAGGTCTCCAAGGACGAGGCGCTGCGGCTCTTCGGCGAGGAGCAGGAGCCGTACAAGCTCCACTTCGTGCGCGAGAAGAGCGGCCCGGTCGCCTCGTACTACCAGCAGGGCGAGTTCCGCGACTTCTGCCTCGGCCCGCACCTCCCGAA encodes the following:
- the carA gene encoding glutamine-hydrolyzing carbamoyl-phosphate synthase small subunit yields the protein MEAILALEDGTVFRGHALGAAGEVVGEVVFNTGMTGYQEILTDPSYRGQIVVLTVSHVGNTGVNDEDPESERPQAAGLIVRDAPEGPSSWRARADLPTYMRTSGVSGLSGIDTRALVRRLRERGVMRGCLTAAGRSAEEAVALAKAAPPIEQADLVGEVTCERAYAFKQGRSGLLGGAAPRAAKRRPIVAFDFGVKRNILRLLVDEGFDPTVVPARTSAADVLAMRPAGVFLSNGPGDPAHYGDIVETVAALIGRAPVVGICLGHQLAALALGARTYKLKFGHRGTNHPVRDERTGAVAVTSQNHGYAVDEASLPTGLVVTHRSLNDDTVEGLAHEELPLLTVQYHPEGAPGPHDSWNVFRRFAAVIDGGRPLARC